One Campylobacter pinnipediorum subsp. caledonicus genomic window carries:
- a CDS encoding autotransporter outer membrane beta-barrel domain-containing protein, protein MKISKIVSAAILSVAVSSVAFGAGGGAVTTNSMLDFFNTAKDELNNIAKNKAGLADDLSVINDDTVKNAFKNILLKAKGLTISAEGFNIENFATVGDKQVGLKLTKQASKPMLEISYDGKKDVLSLGADDALTFNPRQLDKVTPSLKNFHQQTEITHDADIETDIANNTKNKTMFDYVKLIGSGTSEVFDYLIKNNENLGNNINTETKNAITQNAHPHLQKIAKILKAAKEAKDAGNQTVDFKDIGIIQDKFKISIDTTDKNKPKLKIKDTHGIIHGEDVFTLEDTTLKYEKNTAGNVWNHMLLNFKADGADKKVVEALGDNGAIGQQKKEADKTKAKALLREAINGVLEDSIIEKLKTYDTNQDAATKEKIKNILTLAKNEKLTFLDNNGISHELQLDNGKAKIVLKRTNSNVEFDIIYDHDEAGELQETAQNTSKFILNNNSIEYTPAQEAGDKLTDFAKLDQIKDKIKAALSQGTHLNLDEAAITKAKAKAKLYELLKKDLPTLLSKEKIDNLINAGTTGIANTELKAIVDEAKKLQEDVTATINGVNNENITLKIKADSTIEISKADGKKDTITLLADNKFKVETNSKVAKPVLQELAEIKNTLGENPFNAAIEEAKKKIVKEGDHVLTSTEIDNRQAFLDAVYKNDNDNALKTILAAISNQDLTTANTDEAILAKIQQAGQTKIKDILTKAKDVVEYVKSLALTATIGGATVKLEILEGNKPALTIEKDGKTDTFKLSDNNNGQLEYTSAKTSTKDSVLHLLSGFDPTNLNATLSVFIAKNGGEITAKEITAGNIDRIEDTADDKERDLKVAQATLAAINAGEKATEEKVKTLETKVAAANKAKEAAEAAAQKAKETADQANATQEQKAAAQKAAEAEAEAELAAEEAKAELEIAKEAQTAAKAEDVTTPEKIAKAKEKITKDIQAKSKQVDVLNDALAETNVNTVKAVNELKEKEKTLKAKETEYKNAAEAQKAEKLKALNEAKKEVAEAKEEVGEANADRAKRATRKLDNTNKSIAESLGDISADNEVLNKLFLDGNTKKEDIVNIVKNVTSSVTTSVDSMAKISNVDIVKFNTDLSTSTRLASLSNPFNADLALASAIRHLKDDSFASSDDSALSNVVREYTDRFNYDNNLWGSVLGGKTSVKNGASPKIFGVTLGYDKRFDNMIVGTTTTYTQTKADKSDVELKGKNIQLGLYTRGYFDENEVDARINFNFGDNKVKRTTSIGKTDGKFDSFATSFDLTYGRIYQLDNDVMIKPLGGVGYTYLKTKSFAEKGEGALSYNSITTKVANLKAGVELRKYVESGKYFYITPGVEREIFKNVKDPIVKFIGADNGIKLVGDDKKNTYFTLQTGANFNLTDSLSTNINFGTKLGSKNKFYNGTIGVNYKF, encoded by the coding sequence ATGAAAATTTCAAAGATTGTAAGCGCTGCTATACTTAGTGTTGCTGTAAGTAGTGTTGCTTTTGGTGCCGGGGGAGGGGCGGTAACAACTAATTCTATGCTTGATTTTTTTAATACCGCAAAAGATGAGTTAAATAATATAGCTAAAAATAAAGCTGGCTTAGCAGATGATTTATCAGTTATCAATGATGATACTGTAAAAAATGCATTTAAAAATATTTTACTTAAAGCAAAAGGTTTAACAATTTCAGCAGAAGGCTTTAATATTGAAAATTTTGCTACAGTTGGTGACAAACAAGTTGGTTTAAAGTTAACTAAGCAAGCTTCTAAACCCATGCTTGAAATTTCATACGATGGCAAAAAAGACGTTTTAAGCTTAGGTGCTGATGATGCTTTAACTTTTAACCCTAGACAATTAGATAAAGTAACCCCTAGTCTTAAAAATTTTCATCAACAAACTGAAATAACTCATGATGCTGATATAGAAACTGATATAGCAAATAACACAAAAAATAAAACAATGTTTGATTATGTAAAATTGATAGGTTCAGGAACTAGTGAAGTATTTGATTATTTAATCAAAAACAATGAAAACTTAGGAAACAATATAAATACAGAAACAAAAAATGCAATAACACAAAATGCTCACCCACATTTACAAAAAATAGCAAAAATACTTAAAGCTGCTAAAGAAGCAAAAGATGCTGGAAATCAAACAGTGGATTTTAAAGATATAGGTATAATCCAAGATAAATTTAAAATATCTATTGATACAACAGATAAAAATAAACCTAAACTTAAGATAAAAGACACTCATGGAATTATACATGGAGAAGATGTTTTTACATTAGAAGACACAACTTTAAAATATGAAAAGAATACAGCAGGAAATGTATGGAATCATATGCTTCTAAATTTTAAAGCTGATGGTGCTGATAAAAAAGTAGTAGAAGCATTAGGAGATAATGGAGCTATTGGTCAACAAAAAAAAGAAGCTGATAAAACAAAAGCAAAGGCTTTATTAAGAGAAGCTATAAATGGTGTTTTAGAAGATAGTATAATAGAAAAATTAAAAACTTATGATACCAACCAAGATGCTGCCACAAAAGAAAAGATAAAAAATATCTTAACACTAGCTAAAAATGAAAAGCTTACTTTTTTGGATAATAATGGTATTAGTCACGAATTGCAATTGGATAACGGTAAAGCCAAAATTGTATTAAAGAGAACAAATAGCAATGTTGAATTTGATATAATTTATGATCATGATGAAGCTGGTGAATTACAAGAAACTGCTCAAAATACAAGTAAATTTATACTAAATAATAACAGTATAGAATACACTCCAGCTCAAGAAGCAGGCGATAAACTAACAGATTTCGCTAAACTTGATCAAATTAAAGATAAAATTAAAGCTGCTTTGAGTCAAGGAACTCATTTAAATTTAGATGAAGCTGCAATAACCAAAGCCAAAGCAAAAGCCAAACTCTATGAACTTCTAAAAAAAGACTTGCCAACATTACTTTCTAAAGAAAAAATAGATAATCTTATAAATGCAGGAACTACTGGTATAGCAAATACAGAACTAAAAGCAATAGTAGATGAAGCAAAAAAATTACAAGAAGATGTAACTGCAACTATAAATGGTGTAAATAATGAAAATATCACACTAAAAATAAAAGCAGATAGCACTATAGAAATTTCAAAAGCAGATGGTAAAAAAGACACTATAACATTATTGGCTGATAATAAATTCAAAGTTGAGACCAATAGCAAAGTCGCAAAACCTGTTTTACAAGAATTAGCAGAAATTAAAAACACATTAGGAGAAAATCCATTTAATGCTGCTATAGAAGAAGCAAAAAAGAAGATTGTAAAAGAGGGAGATCATGTTTTAACTTCAACAGAAATAGATAACAGACAAGCATTTTTAGATGCTGTATATAAGAATGATAATGATAATGCTTTAAAAACTATTTTAGCGGCAATTAGTAATCAAGATCTTACAACAGCTAATACAGATGAAGCTATTTTAGCTAAAATTCAACAAGCTGGTCAAACTAAAATCAAAGATATCCTTACTAAAGCAAAAGATGTTGTTGAATATGTTAAGTCATTAGCACTTACTGCAACAATAGGTGGTGCAACTGTAAAACTAGAAATACTAGAAGGTAATAAACCTGCTTTAACTATAGAAAAAGATGGTAAAACAGACACATTTAAGCTTTCAGATAATAACAATGGTCAATTAGAATATACTTCAGCTAAAACATCTACAAAAGACTCTGTATTACACCTATTATCAGGCTTTGATCCTACAAACCTAAATGCTACACTTTCAGTTTTTATAGCTAAAAATGGTGGAGAAATAACAGCTAAAGAAATAACAGCTGGGAATATAGACAGAATAGAAGATACAGCCGATGATAAAGAAAGAGACCTTAAAGTAGCACAAGCAACACTAGCAGCTATAAATGCAGGTGAAAAAGCTACTGAAGAAAAAGTAAAAACTTTAGAAACTAAAGTAGCAGCAGCAAACAAAGCTAAAGAAGCAGCAGAAGCAGCAGCTCAAAAAGCTAAAGAAACAGCAGATCAAGCAAATGCAACACAAGAACAAAAAGCAGCAGCTCAAAAAGCAGCAGAAGCAGAAGCAGAAGCAGAACTAGCAGCAGAAGAAGCTAAAGCAGAATTAGAAATAGCTAAAGAAGCACAAACAGCAGCTAAAGCAGAAGATGTAACAACACCAGAAAAAATAGCAAAAGCTAAAGAAAAAATAACAAAAGACATACAAGCTAAATCTAAACAAGTAGATGTATTAAATGATGCTTTAGCAGAAACTAATGTTAATACAGTTAAAGCCGTTAATGAGCTAAAAGAAAAAGAAAAAACATTAAAAGCAAAAGAAACAGAATATAAAAATGCAGCTGAAGCACAAAAAGCTGAGAAACTAAAAGCACTTAATGAAGCTAAAAAAGAAGTAGCAGAAGCTAAAGAAGAAGTAGGTGAAGCTAATGCTGATCGTGCTAAACGTGCAACTAGAAAGCTAGATAATACAAATAAAAGTATAGCAGAGTCTTTAGGTGATATATCAGCAGATAATGAAGTGTTAAATAAACTATTCTTAGATGGTAATACTAAAAAAGAAGATATTGTTAATATAGTTAAAAATGTAACAAGCTCTGTAACAACATCAGTTGATTCAATGGCTAAAATATCTAATGTAGATATCGTTAAGTTTAATACAGATCTTTCAACCTCTACAAGACTTGCAAGTCTAAGCAACCCATTCAATGCTGATTTAGCATTAGCAAGTGCTATCAGACATTTAAAAGATGATAGCTTTGCAAGTAGTGATGACAGTGCATTAAGCAACGTAGTAAGAGAATACACAGATAGATTTAACTATGACAATAACCTATGGGGAAGTGTCTTAGGTGGTAAGACAAGTGTTAAAAATGGTGCAAGTCCAAAAATCTTTGGTGTAACTCTTGGTTATGATAAGAGATTTGATAATATGATAGTTGGTACAACTACAACTTATACTCAAACAAAAGCAGACAAAAGTGATGTTGAGTTAAAAGGTAAAAATATCCAATTAGGTCTTTATACAAGAGGATACTTTGATGAAAATGAAGTAGATGCAAGAATCAACTTTAACTTTGGAGATAACAAGGTAAAAAGAACAACTAGCATAGGTAAAACTGATGGTAAGTTTGATTCATTTGCAACATCTTTTGATCTAACTTATGGTCGCATATATCAGTTAGATAACGATGTAATGATCAAACCACTTGGTGGTGTTGGATATACATATCTAAAAACAAAATCATTTGCTGAAAAAGGCGAGGGCGCTTTATCATATAACTCTATAACAACAAAAGTAGCTAACTTAAAAGCTGGTGTTGAGTTAAGAAAATATGTTGAATCTGGTAAATACTTCTATATAACTCCTGGCGTAGAAAGAGAGATATTTAAAAACGTTAAAGATCCTATAGTTAAATTTATAGGAGCAGATAATGGCATTAAATTAGTAGGTGATGATAAGAAAAATACTTACTTTACTTTACAAACAGGTGCTAATTTCAACCTAACAGATAGCTTAAGCACAAATATAAACTTTGGAACAAAACTAGGTTCTAAAAATAAGTTCTATAACGGAACTATAGGTGTTAACTATAAGTTTTAA
- a CDS encoding autotransporter outer membrane beta-barrel domain-containing protein, whose protein sequence is MKISKIVSTAILSVAVSGFAFGAENGGGVATNPTLDFFNTVKQKLADIAKNKESLANDISSIHDETVKGAFKDILVKAKGLTISDAGFTIENFATVGDKQVGLKLTKQGQGNASKPMLEISYDGKKDVLSLNDSDALTFNPRILDRVDPSLKNFKNQENITHDNGIETDRENNAKNKAMIDYLNLIVSETDNVFDELIKNKANEETPNAITQNAHPHLQKIAKILKAAKEAKDAKNDNVDFTDIGIGENDKFKISIDTKTDPTKPKLIIKDTQTTQGTDTLILDGTTLKYEKNKTKNVYIPILLDFKTDDATQKVTEAITPKKAEADVANAKALLREAINGVLEEGIITELKTYDNSQESNAKTKIKEILTKAKDEKLDFLTGKGIDSGDLALDEGHAKIILKRKSTNNIELDIIYDHDGNVLEEGSESVNKFVLNGEELTYTEASEEGDKLKDLANVDDIKTKIEGALNKEGGKLKFTTDEIAKAKAKADLYQTLVTNLPKVLTKDKIDELIKAGTTGIANTELKAIVDEAKKLDTDVSENISLGDNKNITLTLKADGTKIEISASNGKKDTITLSGNKFKLTTDNKFNYSVLEELEEIKNTLGQEPFKKAIEAARNKIPKEKGQVLTQDEVNKRKAFLDAVYKNDNDNALKTILAAISNQDLTTAKTDADILGKIGEDGKTKIKDILTKAKDVVEYVKSLALTATIGGATVKLEIVDDKPALTIEKDGKKDTFKLSGDNNGQLAYESAKTPTKDSVLHLLSGFDPTNLNATLSVFIAKNGGEITAKEITAGNIDRIEDTADDKERDLKVAQATLAAINAGEKATAEKVKTLEEKVKTLEKAKEDATKAKTEAEKIVTDAGEKATQEQKAAAQKAAEAEAEAELAAEEAKAELEIAKEAQTAAKAEDVTTPEKIAKAKEKITKDIQAKSKQVDVLNDALAETNVNTVKANDALKEKEKTLKEKETEYKNAAEAQKAEKLKALNEAKKEVAEAKEEVGEANADRAKRATRKLDNTNKSIAESLGDISADNEVLNKLFLDGNTKKEDIVNIVKNVTSSVTTSVDSMAKISNVDIVKFNTDLSTSTRLASLSNPFNADLALASAIRHLKDDSFASSDDSALSNVVREYTDRFNYDNNLWGSVLGGKTSVKNGASPKIFGVTLGYDKRFDNMIVGTTTTYTQTKADKSDVELKGKNIQLGLYTRGYFDENEVDARINFNFGDNKVKRTTSIGKTDGKFDSFATSFDLTYGRIYQLDNDVMIKPLGGVGYTYLKTKSFAEKGEGALSYNSITTKVANLKAGVELRKYVESGKYFYITPGVEREIFKNVKDPIVKFIGADNGIKLVGDDKKNTYFTLQTGANFNLTDSLSTNINFGTKLGSKNKFYNGTIGVNYKF, encoded by the coding sequence ATGAAAATTTCAAAGATTGTAAGTACAGCTATACTTAGTGTAGCTGTAAGTGGTTTCGCTTTTGGTGCTGAAAATGGGGGGGGGGTAGCGACTAATCCTACACTTGATTTTTTTAATACCGTAAAGCAAAAATTAGCAGATATAGCTAAAAATAAAGAAAGCTTAGCAAATGATATATCGTCTATACATGATGAGACTGTAAAAGGTGCATTTAAAGATATTTTAGTTAAAGCAAAAGGTTTAACAATTTCAGATGCTGGTTTTACTATTGAAAATTTTGCTACAGTTGGTGACAAACAAGTTGGTTTAAAGTTAACTAAGCAAGGTCAAGGAAATGCTTCTAAACCTATGCTTGAAATTTCATACGATGGCAAAAAAGACGTTTTAAGCTTAAATGATAGTGATGCTTTAACTTTTAACCCTAGAATATTAGATAGAGTAGATCCTAGTCTGAAGAATTTTAAGAATCAAGAAAATATAACTCATGATAATGGCATAGAAACTGATAGGGAAAATAATGCAAAAAATAAAGCAATGATTGATTATTTAAATCTGATAGTTTCAGAAACTGATAATGTATTTGATGAATTAATCAAAAATAAAGCAAATGAAGAAACACCAAATGCAATAACACAAAATGCTCACCCACATTTACAAAAAATAGCAAAAATACTTAAAGCTGCTAAAGAAGCAAAAGATGCAAAAAATGATAATGTAGATTTTACAGATATTGGTATAGGTGAAAATGATAAATTTAAAATATCTATTGATACAAAAACAGATCCTACTAAACCTAAGCTTATTATAAAAGACACTCAAACTACACAGGGAACAGATACGTTGATATTGGATGGAACAACTTTAAAATATGAGAAAAATAAAACAAAAAATGTATATATCCCTATACTTCTGGATTTTAAAACTGATGATGCTACTCAAAAAGTAACAGAAGCTATCACACCAAAAAAAGCAGAAGCTGATGTAGCTAACGCAAAGGCTTTATTAAGAGAAGCTATAAATGGTGTTTTAGAAGAGGGTATAATAACAGAATTAAAAACATATGATAATTCTCAAGAATCAAATGCAAAAACAAAAATAAAAGAAATATTAACAAAAGCTAAAGATGAAAAGCTTGATTTTTTAACCGGTAAAGGTATTGATAGTGGTGATTTAGCTTTGGATGAAGGACATGCTAAAATTATATTAAAGAGAAAAAGCACTAATAATATTGAGCTTGATATAATTTATGATCATGATGGGAATGTTTTAGAAGAAGGTAGTGAAAGTGTAAACAAATTTGTGCTTAACGGTGAAGAATTAACCTATACTGAAGCTTCCGAAGAAGGAGATAAGCTAAAAGATTTAGCAAATGTTGATGATATTAAAACTAAAATTGAAGGTGCTTTGAATAAAGAAGGTGGTAAATTAAAATTTACAACCGACGAAATAGCCAAAGCCAAAGCCAAAGCTGATCTTTATCAGACTTTAGTAACTAATTTACCGAAAGTGCTTACTAAAGATAAAATAGATGAGCTTATAAAAGCAGGAACTACTGGTATAGCAAATACAGAACTAAAAGCAATAGTAGATGAAGCAAAAAAATTAGACACAGATGTATCTGAAAATATATCATTAGGAGATAATAAAAATATCACTTTAACATTAAAAGCAGATGGCACTAAAATAGAAATTTCAGCATCGAATGGTAAAAAAGATACCATAACATTGAGTGGTAATAAATTTAAACTTACTACAGATAACAAATTTAATTACAGTGTTTTAGAAGAGTTAGAAGAAATTAAAAACACATTAGGACAAGAACCATTTAAAAAAGCTATAGAAGCAGCAAGGAATAAGATTCCAAAAGAAAAAGGTCAAGTTTTAACTCAAGACGAAGTAAATAAAAGAAAAGCATTTTTAGATGCTGTATATAAGAATGATAATGATAATGCTTTAAAAACTATTTTAGCGGCAATTAGTAATCAAGATCTTACAACAGCTAAAACAGATGCAGATATTTTAGGTAAAATTGGTGAAGATGGTAAAACTAAAATCAAAGATATCCTTACTAAAGCAAAAGATGTTGTTGAATATGTTAAGTCATTAGCACTTACTGCAACAATAGGTGGTGCAACCGTAAAACTAGAAATAGTAGATGATAAACCTGCTTTAACTATAGAAAAAGATGGTAAAAAAGACACATTTAAGCTTTCAGGTGATAACAATGGTCAATTAGCATATGAATCAGCTAAAACACCTACAAAAGACTCTGTATTACACCTACTATCAGGCTTTGATCCTACAAACCTAAATGCTACACTTTCAGTTTTTATAGCTAAAAATGGTGGAGAAATAACAGCTAAAGAAATAACAGCTGGGAATATAGACAGAATAGAAGATACAGCCGATGATAAAGAAAGAGATCTTAAAGTAGCACAAGCAACACTAGCAGCTATAAATGCAGGTGAAAAAGCTACTGCAGAAAAAGTAAAAACTTTAGAAGAAAAAGTAAAAACTTTAGAAAAAGCTAAAGAAGATGCAACAAAAGCTAAAACAGAAGCAGAAAAAATAGTAACAGATGCAGGAGAAAAAGCAACACAAGAACAAAAAGCAGCAGCTCAAAAAGCAGCAGAAGCAGAAGCAGAAGCAGAACTAGCAGCAGAAGAAGCTAAAGCAGAATTAGAAATAGCTAAAGAAGCACAAACAGCAGCTAAAGCAGAAGATGTAACAACACCAGAAAAAATAGCAAAAGCTAAAGAAAAAATAACAAAAGACATACAAGCTAAATCTAAACAAGTAGATGTATTAAATGATGCTTTAGCAGAAACTAATGTTAACACAGTTAAAGCTAATGATGCACTAAAAGAAAAAGAAAAAACGCTAAAAGAAAAAGAAACAGAATATAAAAATGCAGCTGAAGCACAAAAAGCTGAGAAACTAAAAGCACTTAATGAAGCTAAAAAAGAAGTAGCAGAAGCTAAAGAAGAAGTAGGTGAAGCTAATGCTGATCGTGCTAAACGTGCAACTAGAAAGCTAGATAATACAAATAAAAGTATAGCAGAGTCTTTAGGTGATATATCAGCAGATAATGAAGTGTTAAATAAACTATTCTTAGATGGTAATACTAAAAAAGAAGATATTGTTAATATAGTTAAAAATGTAACAAGCTCTGTAACAACATCAGTTGATTCAATGGCTAAAATATCTAATGTAGATATCGTTAAGTTTAATACAGATCTTTCAACCTCTACAAGACTTGCAAGTCTAAGCAACCCATTCAATGCTGATTTAGCATTAGCAAGTGCTATCAGACATTTAAAAGATGATAGCTTTGCAAGTAGTGATGACAGTGCATTAAGCAACGTAGTAAGAGAATACACAGATAGATTTAACTATGACAATAACCTATGGGGAAGTGTCTTAGGTGGTAAGACAAGTGTTAAAAATGGTGCAAGTCCAAAAATCTTTGGTGTAACTCTTGGTTATGATAAGAGATTTGATAATATGATAGTTGGTACAACTACAACTTATACTCAAACAAAAGCAGACAAAAGTGATGTTGAGTTAAAAGGTAAAAATATCCAATTAGGTCTTTATACAAGAGGATACTTTGATGAAAATGAAGTAGATGCAAGAATCAACTTTAACTTTGGAGATAACAAGGTAAAAAGAACAACTAGCATAGGTAAAACTGATGGTAAGTTTGATTCATTTGCAACATCTTTTGATCTAACTTATGGTCGCATATATCAGTTAGATAACGATGTAATGATCAAACCACTTGGTGGTGTTGGATATACATATCTAAAAACAAAATCATTTGCTGAAAAAGGCGAGGGCGCTTTATCATATAACTCTATAACAACAAAAGTAGCTAACTTAAAAGCTGGTGTTGAGTTAAGAAAATATGTTGAATCTGGTAAATACTTCTATATAACTCCTGGCGTAGAAAGAGAGATATTTAAAAACGTTAAAGATCCTATAGTTAAATTTATAGGAGCAGATAATGGCATTAAATTAGTAGGTGATGATAAGAAAAATACTTACTTTACTTTACAAACAGGTGCTAATTTCAACCTAACAGATAGCTTAAGCACAAATATAAACTTTGGAACAAAACTAGGTTCTAAAAATAAGTTCTATAACGGAACTATAGGTGTTAACTATAAGTTTTAA